One Bombus fervidus isolate BK054 chromosome 7, iyBomFerv1, whole genome shotgun sequence genomic region harbors:
- the Homer gene encoding homer protein isoform X3, which produces MTFTKTSQKFGQWSDVRANTIYGLGFSSEVELGKFIEKFHEVKEATKLASAKLQSNSSSVTPATSANVSPITSRSSMPSSEQDLIDPPNSSMINSNISASNNPNPNANMISTQNSVSLVSSSPLPGSCQNKVDDELKNAVHSRSQSVSQQSTESPQHQGKSSQLSSTPGGQSAEMQLKYENDRLKLALAQSSANAKKWEVELTTLKTNNARLTSALQESTANVDEWKRQLQLYKEDNARIKAKYADLEAGKIAEGNSEALRLRVEALESELRTKNEEIKALTIATKNKDFVALQKENAELREMLRVVHEQLELALSANKVQKQNLDTLNARLAGYIQDLVTVHREITNTLQS; this is translated from the exons ATGACCTTCACAAAAACATCACAAAAATTTGGGCAATGGTCAGATGTTAgagctaatactatatatggTCTTGGCTTTTCATCTGAAGTAGAATTAGGAAAG TTCATAGAGAAGTTTCATGAAGTGAAGGAAGCCACTAAATTAGCTAGTGCTAAATTACAATCAAACAGCTCATCCGTTACTCCTGCTACTAGTGCAAATGTTAGTCCGATTACATCACGATCGAGTATGCCATCGTCAGAACAAGATCTTATAGACCCGCCAAATTCATCGATGATTAATTCCAATATATCAGCATCGAATAATCCCAATCCAAATGCCAACATGATCTCCACTCAAAACAGTGTGTCTTTGGTAAGCAGCAGTCCCTTACCTGGTAGTTGTCAGAATAAAGTGGATGATGAATTGAAAAATGCAGTCCATTCAAGATCACAGAGTGTTTCTCAGCAGAGTACAGAAAGTCCACAACATCAAGGGAAATCATCGCAACTTAGTTCGACGCCAGGTGGACAATCAGCTGAAATGCAACTTAAGTATGAGAATGATAGGCTGAAACTTGCATTAGCGCAAAGCTCTGCAAATGCTAAGAAATGGGAG GTTGAATTGACTacattaaaaacaaataatgcCAGATTAACGAGCGCGCTACAGGAATCCACAGCCAATGTCGATGAATGGAAAAgacaattacaattatataaagaAGACAATGCAAGGATCAAAGCTAAGTATGCAGATCTCGAAGCTGGAAAAATAGCAGAAGGCAATAGCGAAGCATTAAGGTTGAGAGTTGAAGCATTAGAAAGTGAACTTAGaacaaaaaatgaagaaatcaAAGCTCTTACTATAGctacaaaaaataaagattttgtA GCTTTACAGAAAGAAAATGCAGAACTTCGTGAAATGTTAAGGGTTGTTCATGAACAATTAGAGCTTGCATTAAGCGCAAATAAAGTCCAAAAACAGAATTTGGATACACTGAATGCCAGATTAGCTGGATATATACAAGATTTGGTAACTGTACATCgagaaattacaaatacatTGCAATCTTAA
- the Icln gene encoding chloride nucleotide-sensitive channel icln, producing MVVLSNFLAPQEGIRHEELNTTVYINDREVGKGTLYITESLLSWVNYDTQQGFSLEYPHISLHAISRDEQAHPRQCLYIMVDAKVDLPDVPLPPASDSGSDNEFEDADTPITEMRFAPDNTNNLETMFQAMNQCQALHPDPQDSFSDAEEDIYEDAEEDDFEQYDVGAGDAPYILPTEQIGTSHNGTEVDDAMDIEAGQFEDAEEDL from the exons ATGGTAGTGCTTAGCAATTTTCTTGCACCACAGGAGGGAATACGTCATGAAGAACTAAATACTACCGTGTATATTAATGATAGGGAAGTAGGAAAAGGAACTCTGTATATCACAGAGAG CTTACTTTCTTGGGTGAATTATGATACACAACAAGGATTTTCACTTGAATACCCTCATATATCTTTACATGCCATATCACGAGATGAACAAGCACACCCAAGAcaatgtttatatattatggTCGATGCAAAAGTAGATCTTCCAG atGTACCACTGCCACCAGCTTCAGATAGTGGCTCGGATAATGAATTTGAAGATGCAGATACACCTATCACAGAAATGCGATTTGCCCCTGACAACACAAATAATTTGGAGACAATGTTTCAAGCAATGAACCAATGTCAGGCTCTTCATCCTGATCCACAAGATAGTTTTTCTGATG CCGAAGAAGATATTTATGAAGATGCAGAGGAAGATGATTTTGAACAGTACGATGTTGGTGCTGGTGATGCTCCCTACATTTTACCAACag AACAAATAGGGACAAGTCACAATGGTACAGAAGTAGATGATGCTATGGATATAGAAGCAGGTCAATTTGAAGATGCAGAAGAAGATCTATAA
- the Homer gene encoding homer protein isoform X1 yields MTSGKETMGEQPIFTCKGHVFHIDPKTKRSWVSASTAAVSISFFYDSTRSLYRIISVEGTKAVINSTITPNMTFTKTSQKFGQWSDVRANTIYGLGFSSEVELGKFIEKFHEVKEATKLASAKLQSNSSSVTPATSANVSPITSRSSMPSSEQDLIDPPNSSMINSNISASNNPNPNANMISTQNSVSLVSSSPLPGSCQNKVDDELKNAVHSRSQSVSQQSTESPQHQGKSSQLSSTPGGQSAEMQLKYENDRLKLALAQSSANAKKWEVELTTLKTNNARLTSALQESTANVDEWKRQLQLYKEDNARIKAKYADLEAGKIAEGNSEALRLRVEALESELRTKNEEIKALTIATKNKDFVALQKENAELREMLRVVHEQLELALSANKVQKQNLDTLNARLAGYIQDLVTVHREITNTLQS; encoded by the exons TGAACAACCAATTTTCACATGTAAAGGGCACGTGTTTCATATTGATCCTAAGACAAAAAGATCTTGGGTATCAGCATCTACAGCAGCAGTgtctatttcatttttttatgaCTCCACAAGGAGTCTATACAGAATAATTTCTGTTGAAGGAACAAAG gCAGTAATAAACAGTACTATTACTCCAAATATGACCTTCACAAAAACATCACAAAAATTTGGGCAATGGTCAGATGTTAgagctaatactatatatggTCTTGGCTTTTCATCTGAAGTAGAATTAGGAAAG TTCATAGAGAAGTTTCATGAAGTGAAGGAAGCCACTAAATTAGCTAGTGCTAAATTACAATCAAACAGCTCATCCGTTACTCCTGCTACTAGTGCAAATGTTAGTCCGATTACATCACGATCGAGTATGCCATCGTCAGAACAAGATCTTATAGACCCGCCAAATTCATCGATGATTAATTCCAATATATCAGCATCGAATAATCCCAATCCAAATGCCAACATGATCTCCACTCAAAACAGTGTGTCTTTGGTAAGCAGCAGTCCCTTACCTGGTAGTTGTCAGAATAAAGTGGATGATGAATTGAAAAATGCAGTCCATTCAAGATCACAGAGTGTTTCTCAGCAGAGTACAGAAAGTCCACAACATCAAGGGAAATCATCGCAACTTAGTTCGACGCCAGGTGGACAATCAGCTGAAATGCAACTTAAGTATGAGAATGATAGGCTGAAACTTGCATTAGCGCAAAGCTCTGCAAATGCTAAGAAATGGGAG GTTGAATTGACTacattaaaaacaaataatgcCAGATTAACGAGCGCGCTACAGGAATCCACAGCCAATGTCGATGAATGGAAAAgacaattacaattatataaagaAGACAATGCAAGGATCAAAGCTAAGTATGCAGATCTCGAAGCTGGAAAAATAGCAGAAGGCAATAGCGAAGCATTAAGGTTGAGAGTTGAAGCATTAGAAAGTGAACTTAGaacaaaaaatgaagaaatcaAAGCTCTTACTATAGctacaaaaaataaagattttgtA GCTTTACAGAAAGAAAATGCAGAACTTCGTGAAATGTTAAGGGTTGTTCATGAACAATTAGAGCTTGCATTAAGCGCAAATAAAGTCCAAAAACAGAATTTGGATACACTGAATGCCAGATTAGCTGGATATATACAAGATTTGGTAACTGTACATCgagaaattacaaatacatTGCAATCTTAA
- the Homer gene encoding homer protein isoform X2 — protein sequence MTSGKETMGEQPIFTCKGHVFHIDPKTKRSWVSASTAAVSISFFYDSTRSLYRIISVEGTKAVINSTITPNMTFTKTSQKFGQWSDVRANTIYGLGFSSEVELGKFIEKFHEVKEATKLASAKLQSNSSSVTPATSANVSPITSRSSMPSSEQDLIDPPNSSMINSNISASNNPNPNANMISTQNSVSLSTESPQHQGKSSQLSSTPGGQSAEMQLKYENDRLKLALAQSSANAKKWEVELTTLKTNNARLTSALQESTANVDEWKRQLQLYKEDNARIKAKYADLEAGKIAEGNSEALRLRVEALESELRTKNEEIKALTIATKNKDFVALQKENAELREMLRVVHEQLELALSANKVQKQNLDTLNARLAGYIQDLVTVHREITNTLQS from the exons TGAACAACCAATTTTCACATGTAAAGGGCACGTGTTTCATATTGATCCTAAGACAAAAAGATCTTGGGTATCAGCATCTACAGCAGCAGTgtctatttcatttttttatgaCTCCACAAGGAGTCTATACAGAATAATTTCTGTTGAAGGAACAAAG gCAGTAATAAACAGTACTATTACTCCAAATATGACCTTCACAAAAACATCACAAAAATTTGGGCAATGGTCAGATGTTAgagctaatactatatatggTCTTGGCTTTTCATCTGAAGTAGAATTAGGAAAG TTCATAGAGAAGTTTCATGAAGTGAAGGAAGCCACTAAATTAGCTAGTGCTAAATTACAATCAAACAGCTCATCCGTTACTCCTGCTACTAGTGCAAATGTTAGTCCGATTACATCACGATCGAGTATGCCATCGTCAGAACAAGATCTTATAGACCCGCCAAATTCATCGATGATTAATTCCAATATATCAGCATCGAATAATCCCAATCCAAATGCCAACATGATCTCCACTCAAAACAGTGTGTCTTTG AGTACAGAAAGTCCACAACATCAAGGGAAATCATCGCAACTTAGTTCGACGCCAGGTGGACAATCAGCTGAAATGCAACTTAAGTATGAGAATGATAGGCTGAAACTTGCATTAGCGCAAAGCTCTGCAAATGCTAAGAAATGGGAG GTTGAATTGACTacattaaaaacaaataatgcCAGATTAACGAGCGCGCTACAGGAATCCACAGCCAATGTCGATGAATGGAAAAgacaattacaattatataaagaAGACAATGCAAGGATCAAAGCTAAGTATGCAGATCTCGAAGCTGGAAAAATAGCAGAAGGCAATAGCGAAGCATTAAGGTTGAGAGTTGAAGCATTAGAAAGTGAACTTAGaacaaaaaatgaagaaatcaAAGCTCTTACTATAGctacaaaaaataaagattttgtA GCTTTACAGAAAGAAAATGCAGAACTTCGTGAAATGTTAAGGGTTGTTCATGAACAATTAGAGCTTGCATTAAGCGCAAATAAAGTCCAAAAACAGAATTTGGATACACTGAATGCCAGATTAGCTGGATATATACAAGATTTGGTAACTGTACATCgagaaattacaaatacatTGCAATCTTAA